Proteins encoded together in one Solanum lycopersicum chromosome 7, SLM_r2.1 window:
- the LOC101250316 gene encoding protein SMALL AUXIN UP-REGULATED RNA 51 — MASTIKKVNMITQIVRLKQVVKRWKHKSLKRRGVLSYSSSDSDEPVLPGSNRRRRTPSGSLAVYVGPERTRFVIPTRFLNLPVFISLLDKAEEEFGYQRTGGLVLPCEVDYFSEILRLLNRDEDRFGHLGLDEMMNGLDQSCKEAASQGFAPLLHNARV; from the coding sequence ATGGCTTCCACCATTAAAAAAGTGAATATGATTACTCAAATTGTACGTCTCAAACAAGTTGTTAAGCGATGGAAACATAAATCCCTTAAGCGCCGTGGCGTTTTATCCTATTCCTCATCCGATTCAGATGAACCGGTTTTACCCGGTTCGAACCGCCGTCGTCGCACCCCTTCAGGATCTTTAGCGGTTTACGTCGGTCCAGAACGAACCCGGTTCGTTATACCAACCCGGTTCTTGAACCTCCCTGTATTTATATCTCTACTTGATAAAGCAGAGGAGGAGTTTGGGTATCAAAGAACCGGCGGTTTAGTTTTGCCTTGTGAAGTGGACTACTTTTCGGAGATATTAAGGTTATTGAACCGGGATGAAGACCGGTTCGGTCATTTGGGTTTAGATGAGATGATGAATGGTTTAGATCAGTCTTGTAAAGAAGCTGCTTCACAAGGATTTGCTCCTCTTTTGCATAATGCTAGAGTTTAA